The Plutella xylostella chromosome 9, ilPluXylo3.1, whole genome shotgun sequence genome has a segment encoding these proteins:
- the LOC119692524 gene encoding uncharacterized protein LOC119692524, whose product MEPGFVKANSANLPRIDLLMLGEFLATNKEFCSSEFRNVKTSLSSRPSYGDDAISYVQLRREGNICTVKCKICPEHKVHAKLYAVTLIVDEDEEKVTSIQCHDCVAAQGGCKHAIALLMWVHRRSEEPSCTEVQCYWQKSKLSRVGTTLKFISAKDLSKGSPVLPSNNTVLEKFLEEGKKRNLGNCELLKYQHDYNGEELFSVSMHQLVFKYKTECCDLFLSKINLTVDLINKIEAETRDQFKNNLWYELRYGRVTASKAYEVSRCQTNDGTLISIIMGGKIPDTPAMKRGRYLENEVREIVSKKLGKNIKNCGLFISQKYPMLAGSPDGLCQDSIVEIKCPISNKTYVNYIKNGKPSKKCFAQIQMQMYLSGLKKCYFCVADPNFSINKNVEIICINLDNEYLSSFLESIIKFWKCHVYPLLYKSVE is encoded by the exons ATGGAACCAGGTTTTGTTAAGGCAAACAGTGCAAATTTACCCAGGATCGATTTATTAATGTTGGGCGAGTTCCttgcaacaaataaagaattttgctCTTCCGAATTTAGAAACGTGAAAACCtcttt GTCTTCAAGACCTTCATACGGAGATGATGCAATTAGTTATGTTCAACTAAGACGGGAAGGAAACATTTGCACAGTCAAATGCAAGATTTGCCCCGAGCATAAAGTCCATGCAAAACTATATGCTGTTACATTGATAGTTgatgaagatgaagaaaaagtAACATCAATTCAATGTCATGATTGCGTTGCTGCCCAGGGTGGGTGCAAACATGCCATAGCACTTCTTATGTGGGTCCACAGACGAAGTGAAGAACCTTCATGCACAGAAGTCCAATGCTACTGGCAGAAATCAAAGCTGTCAAGAGTTGGCACTACCTTGAAATTTATATCTGCCAAAGATTTATCTAAAGGTAGCCCTGTGTTGCCTTCTAACAACACAGTCCTTGAAAAATTTTTAGAGGAAGGAAAAAAGAGAAATCTTGGTAACTGCGAGCTACTAAAGTACCAACATGATTATAATGGTGAAGAATTATTTAGTGTCTCAATGCACCAACTGgtctttaaatataaaacagaaTGTTGCgacttatttttaagtaaaatcAATTTGACAGTTGAccttatcaataaaattgaaGCTGAAACCAG GGACCAGTTCAAAAATAACCTGTGGTACGAACTCAGGTATGGCAGAGTAACAGCTTCTAAAGCTTATGAAGTGAGTCGGTGCCAGACCAATGATGGGACTCTGATTTCTATTATCATGGGGGGTAAGATACCAGATACACCAGCCATGAAACGGGGTAGATATTTAGAAAATGAGGTAAGAGAAATTGTTAGCAAGAAACTGGGGAAAAATATCAAGAATTGTGGTCTCTTCATTTCTCAAAAATACCCAATGCTAGCAGGTTCTCCTGACGGGTTATGTCAAGATAGCATTGTGGAGATAAAATGCCCTATAAGCAATAAAActtatgtaaattatataaaaaatggAAAACCCAGCAAGAAATGCTTTGCCCAAATACAAATGCAAATGTACCTAAGTGGCctaaaaaaatgttacttttgtGTCGCAGATCctaatttttcaattaataaaaatgtagaaATTATATGCATAAACTTAGATAATGAATATTTGTCAAGTTTCCTTGaaagtattataaaattttggaaATGCCATGTATATCCATTGTTATATAAAAGTGTAGAATAG